A region of Phalacrocorax carbo chromosome 9, bPhaCar2.1, whole genome shotgun sequence DNA encodes the following proteins:
- the POLE2 gene encoding DNA polymerase epsilon subunit 2, whose protein sequence is MEPERLRRRLGSAFRLRGLLLRADALKYLTEALQSVSEVELDNLIENVIDAIEKQPLSSNMIEQSTVEAAVQECSQASDETIENVFNIIGAFDIPRYIYNSERKKFLPLSMTNFPVPNLFGTARDKAELFRERYSILQQRTHRHELFTPSAVVAHPDDSRSKFQLKTIETLLGNTTKVGEVIVLGMITQLKEGKFFLEDPTGVVQLDLSKAQFHSGLYTESCFVLAEGWYEDEVFHVNAFGFPPTEPSATTRGFYGNVNFFGGPSSASVKASAKLKQLEDENEDAMFVFLSDVWLDQAEVLEKLHTMFSGYSSAPPTCFFFCGNFSSAPYGKNQIQSLKGSLKALADIICEYPSIHKSSRFVFVPGPEDPGPGSILPRPPLAENITEEFRQLVPFSVFTTNPCRIQYCTQEIIIFREDLVNKMCRNCVRFPNSNMDIPNHFVKTILSQGHLTPLPLYVSPVYWAYDYALRVYPVPDMLVIADKYDPFTVTNTDCLCINPGSFPRSGFSFKVFYPSNKTVEDSKLQGL, encoded by the exons ATGGAGCCGgagcggctgcggcggcggctggGCTCCGCGTTCCGGCTGCGCGGGCTCCTGCTGCGGGC GGATGCTCTGAAGTATCTTACCGAAGCTCTTCAGTCCGTCAGTGAAGTAGAACTTGACAATCTAATTGAAAATGTCATTGATGCCATTGAAAAACAGCCTC tgtcatCTAATATGATTGAACAATCCACAGTGGAAGCAGCCGTCCAAGAATGTAGCCAGGCATCGGACGAAACCAT agaaaatgttttcaacatTATTGGAGCCTTTGATATTCCACGTTATATTTAtaattcagaaagaaagaagtttctACC TCTGTCAATGACCAACTTTCCTGTACCAAATTTATTTGGAACTGCCAGAGATAAAGCGGAGTTGTTTCGTGAACGCTACTCCATCTTACAGCAG AGGACTCATAGACATGAGTTGTTTACTCCTTCAGCAGTCGTTGCTCATCCTGATGACAGTAGGAGTAAATTCCAG CTTAAAACAATAGAAACCCTATTGGGCAATACAACTAAAGTGGGAGAAGTGATTGTGCTTGGGATGATAACTCAGCTCAAGGAG GGGAAATTTTTCTTAGAAGACCCTACAGGAGTCGTCCAGCTGGACCTTAGTAAAGCA CAGTTCCACAGTGGCTTATATACTGAATCATGCTTTGTTTTGGCTGAAG GTTGGTATGAAGATGAAGTTTTTCATGTGAACGCTTTTGGATTTCCGCCTACTGAGCCTTCTGCTACCACTAG AGGCTTCTATGGGAACGTAAACTTCTTTGGAGGGCCTTCTTCAGCTTCAGTAAAGGCTTCTGCAAAACTAAAGCAGCTGGAGGATGAAAATGAAGATGCcatgtttgtatttctttctgatgTGTGGTTGGACCAAGCAGAAGTACTGGAAAAGCTTCACACAATGTTTTCGG GTtattcctctgcacctccaacctgctttttcttttgtggaaaTTTTTCATCTGCACCGTATGGAAAAAATCAAATTCAGTCACTGAAAG GTTCTTTGAAGGCTCTTGCAGATATTATATGTGAATATCCCAGCATTCATAAAAG TAGTCGATTTGTGTTTGTTCCTGGCCCTGAAGACCCTGGTCCTGGTTCTATTTTACCACG ACCTCCCTTGGCTGAAAATATTACTGAGGAATTCAGACAGCTGGtgccattttcagttttcaccaCAAATCCTTGCAG GATTCAATATTGCACCCAAGAAATAATTATCTTCCGTGAAGATTTGGTAAACAAAATGTGCAGAAACTGTGTCCGCTTCCCTAACAGCAACATGGATATTCCCAACCAT TTTGTAAAGACTATATTATCACAAGGACATCTGACGCCGCTTCCGCTGTACGTTAGCCCTGTGTACTGGGCCTATGACTACGCCCTGAGGGTGTATCCTGTGCCAGATATGCTCGTCATTGCAGATAAATATGACCCATTCACGGTCACCAACACTGACTGTCTTTGCATAAATCCT ggTTCATTTCCAAGAAGTGGATTTTCATTCAAGGTATTCTACCCCTCCAACAAGACAGTTGAAGACAG CAAGCTTCAGGGGCTCTGA
- the DNAAF2 gene encoding protein kintoun gives MAGPGRLEELELSAEEAERLKRAFRDEQFRALFAEYAAELADPEQRRLYEEEVTALERERGVEVRFVHPEAGYVLRTSQAGSRRCYLNVCSNPQVGAPQARAEPGGHRWALPYSLAPGREELGRGGQRCLIYDVVFHPAALRLASRSSRFRRLLSDTALEAVERHCSVQLDRANAAVLRGTKYKGVPQAPVIRTPLPGAAPPTPSDGSDDSPLPPFPFPPPPAAPPPPAAPPPARPAGPTTPRWSILHRSYVDLQDYRYCRDSAPSPVPRELVVTVELPLLRSAAQAELEIRGRELRLDSQRPAYRLRLRLPYDVDESGGRAAFNKAERQLVITLPVVPPGPGVERLEEAGPAAEGLGEPPRGGGAVRSTCGDGEPAPCPERPPAGGLPPSPPRSTAASPTPSSSPQPSGLAGDAPPCPPESAAPPAAEGSPGDMALPRSSGSPEAAVCPPFQCRQDEASLTLLLPVPGIWPQSLSGAVGTNHYSLCFSSDAGAYALFLQFPPANRLVSPETSISVSAHNAAIGLAKAPGSTGPWEKFCFGLDASALQERLFVSEENIDGFLGTVLCPSSRSQSALESQPLIEVLDVTEERIQIMLKSQEAVHSECDGKEQALSSSGGDFTEKTNGGYPPAKAETNCTAADTVEEERATETNKTSRSFAAAETIGKVGCSSHHCLQHEPSDTSSAIPGESRRKEPDLESAVTVGETAVATDSEKQAGLLLEGQAKAEGDEAAAPAGSAQGNQRSSRSRPASPVLQEVNTQDGSVQVIRDHVTHCPVTFQNSLLYELD, from the exons ATGGCGGGCCCGGGGCGgttggaggagctggagctcaGCGCCGAGGAGGCCGAGCGGCTCAAACGGGCCTTCCGCGACGAGCAGTTCCGTGCGCTGTTCGCCGAGTACGCGGCGGAACTGGCCGACCCGGAGCAGCGTCGGCTCTACGAGGAGGAGGTGACGGCCTTGGAGCGGGAACGCGGCGTGGAGGTGCGCTTCGTCCACCCCGAGGCAGGCTACGTGCTGCGCACCAGCCAGGCCGGCTCCCGCCGCTGCTACCTCAACGTCTGCAGCAACCCGCAGGTCGGGGCGCCGCAGGCCCGCGCCGAGCCCGGCGGCCACCGCTGGGCCCTGCCCTATAGCCTAGCGCCGGGCCGGGAGGAGCTGGGCCGCGGCGGACAACGCTGCCTGATCTACGACGTGGTTTTCCACCCGGCGGCTCTCCGCCTGGCCTCCCGCAGCTCCCGCTTCCGCCGCCTACTCAGCGACACGGCGCTGGAGGCCGTGGAGCGCCACTGCTCCGTCCAGCTCGACCGCGCCAACGCCGCCGTCCTCCGCGGCACCAAGTACAAGGGCGTCCCGCAGGCTCCCGTCATCCGCACCCCGCTGCCTGGTGCCGCCCCGCCGACCCCTTCCGACGGCAGCGACGACTCCCCGCTGCCACCCTTCcccttcccgccgccgcccgccgccccgccgccgcccgccgctcccccgccggcccggcccgccggtCCCACCACGCCGCGCTGGAGCATCCTCCACCGCTCCTACGTGGACCTACAAGACTACCGGTACTGCCGCGACTCGGCGCCCAGCCCGGTGCCGCGGGAGCTGGTGGTAACGGTGGAGCTCCCGTTGCTGCGCTCCGCCGCCCAGGCCGAGCTGGAGATCCGCGGCCGGGAGCTGCGCCTCGACTCGCAGCGTCCCGCCTACCGCCTGCGCCTCCGCCTCCCGTACGACGTGGACGAAAGCGGCGGGCGGGCCGCCTTCAACAAGGCCGAGCGGCAGCTCGTGATCACGCTGCCCGTGGTACCGCCGGGCCCGGGCGTGGAGCGGCTGGAAGaggccgggcccgccgccgaAGGGCTGGGCGAGCCGccgaggggcggcggggcggtcCGGAGCACGTGTGGCGACGGGGAACCCGCTCCGTGCCCCGAACGGCCGCCCGCCGGCGGCCTCCCGCCGTCCCCGCCCCGCTCCACCGCTGCTTCCCCCACTCCGagctccagcccccagcccagcggCCTCGCCGGGGACGCCCCTCCGTGCCCTCCCGAGAgcgcggccccgccggccgcaGAGGGCAGCCCCGGCGACATGGCTCTTCCCCGGAGCTCCGGCAGCCCCGAGGCCGCCGTGTGCCCTCCCTTCCAGTGCCGTCAGGATGAGGCCTCCCTCactctgctcctgcctgtgcccggcATCTGGCCCCAGAGCCTCAGCGGGGCCGTGGGCACGAACCACTACAGCCTCTGCTTCTCCAGTGATGCTGGCGCCTATGCCCTCTTCTTACAGTTTCCTCCCGCAAACAGGCTGGTGTCCCCCGAGACCAGCATTAGCGTGTCTGCCCACAACGCTGCCATCGGGCTCGCCAAGGCCCCTGGGAGCACCGGGCCCTGGGAGAAGTTCTGCTTCGGCCTTGACGCCTCCGCTCTGCAG gaaaGATTGTTTGTCAGTGAAGAAAACATTGATGGATTTCTAGGCACTGTTTTATGCCCTTCCTCACGCTCCCAATCAGCACTGGAAAGTCAGCCGTTAATTGAAGTGCTTGATGTTACTGAGGAGAGAATTCAAATCATGCTGAAG tCGCAGGAAGCAGTCCATTCTGAATGTGACGGAAAAGAACAAGCACTTAGCAGCTCAGGAGGAGATTTCACTGAAAAGACAAACGGCGGCTACCCCCCAGCAAAGGCAGAAACAAACTGTACTGCAGCTGACACAGTTGAAGAAGAACGTGCTACAGAAACCAACAAAACTTCCAGATCTtttgcagcagctgaaacaaTAGGAAAAGTAGGTTGTAGTTCACACCATTGTTTGCAGCATGAACCTTCTGACACCAGTTCAGCGATTCCTGGCGAATCTAGGAGAAAGGAACCAGATTTAGAAAGTGCTGTCACAGTAGGCGAAACGGCCGTGGCCACAGACTCTGAAAAACAAGCCGGCCTTCTGCTGGAGGGGCAGGCGAAAGCAGAAGGGGATGAAGCAGCTGCACCCGCAGGGTCGGCACAGGGGAACCAGCGCAGCTCACGCAGCAGACCAGCCTCCCCAGTTCTCCAAGAAGTGAACACGCAGGATGGGAGCGTGCAGGTCATTAGGGATCATGTAACGCACTGCCCGGTCACGTTTCAGAATTCTTTGCTGTATGAATTGGACTAG